catctatagtcattgattctagatctttagattcttcgatggctacgactatatagtcgaatttcgaatctaatgatctaagaatcttctcaatgactcttacatcacttagagtttcaccattcctctttaattgattgacaatcgccaagactcttgtaaaataatcggaaattgattctgagtctttcttatttaaggattcgaactcacctcgtagtgtttgtagtcgaacctttttcaccttttcaactcccttgtgagaattctccaagatctcccatgctttcttggcggtggttgcacttgcaattttctcaaaagctccatcatctacactttgttggatgatggaaagagccttttgatcgttcgtcttcattaattttttctccttgtcgagaggacctttttctgcaggttcctcatagccttcctccacaatctcccataagtcttgtccacctaggaaggtcttcatttggatgctccatcgatcataattatcctttgtgaggcgaggaaatgtgatgacattgttggccatcatcttgtcgaaccaagctcttgataccaatttgttggaaataggaggttatgtatattatttgtggaagagtggattgatgatttttagaagttagattgatcttgaaagcttttcttttattgcttattgcttgctttgcttgattacaaatgaggggtgaagccctctatttatactactcaatggagtagtctagatcactccatcatctactactatctagatatttcctagtatttctagacctagatattttacaagattattctacacacattctacacactttcactactacatattacaagaagcttctacataatgggctataatcttgatccaaaatatttgtatacttgcaagcccaaatccaaaacaaatagcccacaatcaagtttagtttccaacagttCAATTTCCTCAACATCGGAAATCACATGTTCACCAGCTTGTACATCATCAGAAAACTCCCTTGCTATATCTTTGTTCTTCTTTTTAAAATCTTTGACAGGACTTTTAAGAGATGTCTTACACACCTGACTTTTACTTTTTTGAGACCTCTTCTTTGAATAAGCACAAGAGGATCTGCAATCTACAGTAGGGCAATAATTTGTATCTAATTTAGCATGAGAGAATCGAGCAGAATGGAAAAAAATTGAGTCACCAGGTCTTCGTGTCTCTGCCTTCGAACGTGTTTCTGCCCTAGACCCCACTTCCCCATACTTTTTGTCCAAGTTGACTTTGCAAACTTTTGCAGTTTTATCATTGAATGTACTCATTACTTTTTCTTTAGCCGGAACAGAAGCAGCCCCTTTCTTCAAAACACAACCTTTGTATTTTTCATATACTTCCAAATTCAAATTTGAATTTGATATAGGAGTGTTGATAATACCCATTGTGCTAAAGATATTGTCATTATATGACAGTGGACCCTCACTTTTTTTAACCAGAGAACAATAATTTTCTGCTGGAACCGGTGGAGATTCCGGTGGTTCTCTGATCGGAGAAGAAGACTTCCCTGGAACACTAGGAACTTTAACTTCCTCTTTATCTTCTTCTTTATTACTACCTTGATCACCTATATTCTCCTCCATTAACCTTATCCTTTGATAAACCCCATCAATAAATCTACTATTACCCTCATCCTCAATATGTTCTTAGGGATCAAACTCATTATCTACTTCATGTACCCATAACTTGATCCTCTCCTTGTTTTTTAATTCAGCCGTCATAATATCGATCTGCTTGACCTTGTTGACTTCCATAAAAACAAATAAGGATAGTGATTGAATAAGATTATAGGAAGATTTCGAGTAATATAACACCTCCCCCAGCTCTCTAACTGTGTTCAAAGCACTCCCGATACACCCATACTCAACAGGAATACGCCTTATTTCAACCCATGTAGCTCTAGAAAACATGCCTTCTCTTTCATTAATCGGGTACACCTTCAGGAACTCTCCAAAGCTATGACATGTATTATGGAAACTACTCTCATCAGCACAAGTGACCACACATCTATACTTGCCCCAAAGAGAACAACTTTCAATCTTCACCTTCCTTGGTATTAACCATTCAGCTAATTTTTTAGTGGAAAAATCTATCTTGTGGATAATCAAAACAGTACGATCCAAGGCCACTCTTATATCTTCATTGAACTCTAGAGGGACCAAGTTGCCATCTTGTTCCTTTTGTGAATGAAAATTTCTGCTTTTAAACTCAGAATTCTCCTTATGGTACTTTCTTTTATTATGTTCCTTGTTCCAGTTATCATCTTTATCAAACTTTGCAAAACCCACCCTAATCTTGTTGTTCAAAAGAAATCTTCCATTCATGTATTTCACTGCCTTCTCAGCTTGATCCCTTGTGTCATACTTGATAAACGCATAATTACGTCCATCTCTCCAAGCTATATTTAAAATCCAACTAAACCTCCTAAAAGCATTGCTTATCACCATAGGGTTTGATTTTCTGCTAAGGCTGCCAACGTAAACCAAAGCAATAACCTTCTTCGGACCATGCCCATGTTCAGTTTTTTCGTCCCCATATTGTTGCTGACCCTGCTGCTTATGGTTTGGCTTATCTGCTACGTCACTACATTTTTTCAAGCGGCTTTGACCCACTAAAGCTTCCACATAAGTGTGCCTGTTGCGAGGGTTTAATTTGGGAGTGATTGATTGTGAATTGGGGGTGGGAGAGGAAACGGAAATTGGATCGGGGCAGGATGAACGAGTGGCAGTTTGAAAGGGGTTTAAGGTTTGGGTAGATGCAGCAGGAGGAACGGAGAGAGAAACCATGGTTTTTTTTATCTTGTATGTATTACTTGTcaatcctttatatatatatatatatatatatatatatatatatatatatatatatatatatatatatatatatatatatatatatatatatatatatatatatatatatatatagtctttaAAGCTAATGCATTACATGAGTTAATCATCAAAAATTAATTCAGTTTACCAAATTATTAGTGTTGTGAGCTATATATGGAATAGTGTCACCATAATGTGGGATgatatgtatatgttataaatacgtactagcttaagacccgcaagATTTGCGGGTTTAAGCAATAAAAATTACAAATGTAATATATTATGTATTAGCACATTAATGTAATCGACAAAAATTGCATATAAGATACAAATCAAGACAATTCATATAGTTGAACAAAACTATAGACAACTCAACGTAGACAACTCAACGTAGACAACTCTACACTTAAGGGATTCTTTAACTAACAAAAACCATAAGTACATCTACCAAGATTTATTTTTGAAATCATTTTTAATGATAAACAATGATATAATAAACAAAATTTGCAGGTTTAAAAAAATACATAAAGAAGATTACTCAATCTAAAAACGATATAACAAATAAAAGAATTGTATACGAATAATATATAGCTAAAGagcatattaaataaaaatttgaGATTAAGTACTTATCCATAAATGATGCAATATAATAAAATTGTAAATGCAtcttaagaaatagaaaaaatatgAGTCATGGTTTGATATTTGATATCATTTCGAGATGTGTTTGATAGTATGTCACGGTAGCTGTTTAATTTTTGGTCGTGATTCCCAGAGATTAATCAATGCAAGTCAATAATTGTCAAGAGTGTCGCGAGTGTTTGTCTACATCACACCTCCCTCATACCTATAGTTGTAATTGTGTATTGTTGTTTGTTATCAATTTCATATGTTAATAGAACAACAATTTTGTATTGGATACCTTAAATGTCAAAAGTTGAATTGGGGTCTTAAGTTTTTTTTCTAAGCTCACATGGTGTGAACTTTACAACCATTTGCAAGCTCACATGGTGTGAGCAAAAATGCTTTGAAAATAAACTGAAATAGATAGCACATATTACATTAGCACCCTTAGTGGTGGCAATTTCAACCCATCTATTTTATTGGTCTCTTCTCAATGTATGCTAATGACCCATTTCCCGTCCCGCCAAACCAACGTATCTTGCTACCTCTATTCTCAGGTGATGGTGGTAATTTCAACCCGTTTATTTTATGAATCTCTTGTCGATGTATGTTATGACTGCTACCTCCATCCTCATGTACAAATGGGAACCTCAAAATAAAAATGCAAAATATTATCCAAATAAAAATGATCATTCCAGcttttcagaagaaaaaaaaaatgatacatTCCATAGTTGCCCTAACCTCTTTGACAAACCTAAATAAAATATTTTTTAACCAGAGGTTGAAGAATgtgcaagtttttttttttttttatgcatTTGAAACACGTGGATATTGTCAAAGGAGGTTTAACAAAATTATTTTCCAATTCCTTATGACTCTCTTCCTTTCTAAACAAACCTTATCTTAATTCAATTTTTTCATCAAAGATGACAAGTAGAGAAAATTAACTAACCTATATTTATCAGGATACAAAATGCCAACACTTTTTTAGTTATCAATATCAAGTGGAACTCAGCATCAGTTCGGTGGCAGACTTGAGACTTCCATGAATGAGCTTATCAGCTTTTTGTACAAAGTACTGTTGGATCAACCGTACCATCATTATATCCAGTATTGGATGTTCCATCCTGCATAAAAATTTTGGCGTAATGGTTAAAATCATTGTTGTTTTAGGACTATGTAAGAATGACCCACTTTAACTAGACACTATAATAACTTGTTAGAATTTAAAAAGTGGTGTTAAAATGGGGTGCGCATCCAAAGGCGCACTATAATAACTTGTTAGAATTTAAAAAGTGGTGTTAAAATGGGGTGCGCATCCAAAGGCGCAAACAGTACTTGGATTTAAACTATTAcagtatatcattatcattattcattattggaactaaaatagataaaaaaaaaagaaaaaaaaacctaTTCAACACCCAACTTATTAACAATATACTACAAAACATAGAACATAAACTGATTCAGCTTATTCTGATCCACCAAATACTACTCATATAAACCAAATATCCAAACTATCAGGCACACCCAAGTTGCCCACTTAAATCGTCTTTGCATCAACCTTACTATTAGACTAAGCGTGAGTGATGAGACACATAAAAACCCGCAGTTAACTATATGCTTAGAAAGAGTAATTAACCTTAACATTGGACTACGTGCAAGACACTTAAAAAGAAGCACTTAACTATCTGCTTAGAAAGTGTAATTGCATTATCACATCATTTGTGTTCAAGTCTTATAGTGAAACCCCAGATTCGTTATATAGAGGAGAGAAAAAGGGACAACACTAAGCTTTTGGTGAAGACATAAACACTAATGAAATACCTCTCATTTAAATTTAAAGTATGGTGTCAAGACTAAAGATCTTGAACATTTCTCGTGCATAAGAAAAACAGAATAATACTTCATAAGTATCTCAAAGGCCAACAATTACTCATTCTATCTTCTTGTAGTGATTCTAAAAAGTGTGCATTGATTTTATACGTATAGCCCCAGCAATATCTATTAACGAAAATTGATAATTTTCCTCCTACTCTCACTATAAAGATCATTCAAACATGTTGCTAAATGGATATTAACACTACTATTTATTATCAACTTAGTAGTAATAAAAGCATATAAACCAATACTATAACTCACTTATATATCAACATGTGTGTGAAGAGCTGTATCTACACTAATTTAAGCAAAATACTTAACCTGCTTTGTGTCAATCATTTAAATTCAAGAAAATAAACTAATCTACTTTGTATGTTAGTGGGTCCGAATCAGAGTACAAAGTTCCAACGTTTTTATTTGTCTACCACTGTATAATACGGATAATAGTTACTTTAAAGTACTCAATATAAGTTTAGTTAAGGTTAACTAAAAAAGCATAATAGATTATATGACACTCGCATAACATCCTTCAAGATGAAGTTGATGAAATTGGTGTCGAATTTCATTCTCGGTCATTACACTCAAATTTTGAATTGAGTGTATCTTACCAACAAATCTGCACATCATTTGATAATGTCAGAAAACATGTTGATAAAGGAATAGTAGGGTGTTAGGTAACTGATAAAGGATACCATACCATTAGCCAACTATAGCAGCTAACATTCTGTAGTCAAGTCAATGAAGTGAAGATCTGATGCATTTTAGATATATTTTCGCAGATTTTAGATAGATAAAAACAACAAACACCGGCCTCAAATATCTTACATTAAACTTCACATATGCCAAAAGAAGATGGCTGCCCAAAAATGGATGTTGACGTTGACCGTTGATTGAACAGGTCAACTAACGACGATCTCAACATACTTAAGGAAACGGCATTTATCGTAGAATTTATGGTATATGAAAGAACACCAAACACCACATGGGTCCAATTAGATGCACTTGCTTTGTGCATGGATAACATAGCAACTTGTCAAAAATAATAACCATTTAAGATATATTTCTTTCAAGTGTACTTATAACGCATTCAAATACATATTTAGATGGATTACATATTTAGATGAATCAAGTGTTTAAGGAACACCTATGTCTGAGTAAATTACATACTTTAGTCTCGTGATCTGAGGAAGAAGATACAAAATAGGATTTTGTAGTCAGTATGCTTCGATCATGGTTGAGATAACAAACCGTATTTTAGTACTTCCATATTAATAGTTCTTCCAGTTTTTAttcaagcatttcatcaaacacttaatATGATTTAGACAAAAACCCATGCTGCCATCAAATTTTATTCAATTCAAGAAGACTGAAACTCAAAATAGACGATTATTCAGTTACGCAAAGTGCATCGTGATACCTGATGTAAACCTGATGTATCGATAATTAAATCCTAATTTCACCTGCAACCCAACACAAACTGCAACCCTAATTTTAATCGATTGATTTCTTAACCCTTTAATTTCAGGCACCCAGACAGCAGGTCAAAATCACTAGAAATTGAAAAAATTAAGAAAATTTAAGTAAAAAGGGAGTATATGTCATACAATTGTGAATTCAGTCAAAACCCTAATTCACTCTACGTAAAAAGTAATACGAAATAATATAAGGCTTAAGAAATATACCTTATTAGGAAATTGAGGATTCTGATAGGGTTTAATCCGAATCATGTAATAGATTCGAGTTCTTGATTTTTATTGAACAATCAATGTATTAAAAATCAAACTTTATCAATTAAAACTCTAAATTCGTTAAACGAAAATCGAAAATACCTCCAATCGCCGTGTATACCTCCAATCTTTAACGTAGATTATTTAGGTTTCTCTACTCATCATCTTTATGCAATCCCCCATAATTCACATTAAACTTCATATAAGTTATTTCTCATAATTCGTTTTGTGAACTGCACATACCTAGAATTCGTTATGTTAACTGCCAGTTTTAGGTTAACAATACTAAATTTAATAGTAGAAAATGAGGAAATAAATCAAATTAAGAAAAGAAGATCATGTAGACAGAATCTTCAAGAACCCAAAACCGTAAATTACAAACCATAACTTCATCTCAATTTCGTCAAATTGAGATAAGAAGTTCATGTAGATACAAAAATACAGTACCCAAAACCGTAAATTACAAACGATAACAAAAAATTTAACAAAACATGAGTACAAAATTATCAAAATAATAGTTACGGAAACAAAATTAATAAATACTAACCATGCTAATCGATTGTTGGAAGCAAGAATCAGATAAGTAGAATGTATCGTTATCTAATTTAGGATAAACAATAGCATAAGTTGAAATCATCGTTAATCGATTGTGGATGTCGTTAATCTATTCTGGATGTCGTTAAACGATTCTGGAACTTTTGAATCTGTTGAGTAGAATGTATCGCTAATAGCTTATGGATGTCGACGATTTAAGAATTAGATTAGGGTTAGAAGCTTGGAATGAATGTCGCAAGTGAAACGCTTCAGGGTGACCCCTCAAGCGTGTTTTTTCTCCCGTATTGTTATTTGTAAAGGGTAGTTAAGGAAGTTTAACATGTAATCTTGACTTATTGATCAATAATTAAAATGAAGGGTCAGATGATGTGGGTAGTGGATGTCTTTTTAAGCATCCAATGGCTATAATTTAAAATTTTCTTTTTAGATATCTCAATTAAGCTTTTCTTATAATTTATAGTgtagatttttttttttggaacagtCAAACTTTATTAAAAAACAACCTTCCTATAGAGCAGCTAGGAATAGGCCACAAATTACCAAATTCCGATTCGACGCTAAAGATCAACGGCTACTTCACAATCAAACAAAAGATGTTGCGTAGATTCAACCCCATAGCTACATACAACGCAACCTATGCGATTGATTTCAATGCCTCGGTAGGAAAGATTAAGTCGTGTTGGAATTCTATCGTGAGCGACTCTCCACACACACACGCgcacgcgcgcgcacacacacacacacacacacacacacatatatatatatatatatatatatatagagagagagagagagagagagagagagttaggttCATTTGAGAACCAAAAAAATATTAAGAACTATGAGAACCAATTTTAACCCTTAGATGATAGAGAGAGAGAGTTAGGTTCATTTGAGAACCAAAAAAATATTAAGAACTATGAGAACCAATTTTAACCCTTAGATGATAAATATCATGGTTCCAGATTTAGTGGCACAAATGTAAATATTGAATTCCGATTTTACTGCAAATAAACAATGAAGGTTAATATTGTCCTTTGATaggtgtagttttttttttttttttttttttttttttttttttaaagccaaAATTTCATTGATTAAGAGAAAACAGTACAACGAGGCATAAGAGCTAATGCCAAGAGAAGCAAAAGAGAAATACAGAGAGCTCCTAGGAGCAGGTACATATCATAGAAACTACAGGTATCTTTCTAAGACAAAAAACATAAAACACATGACAATGTCATTCAACCATTATCGTCATAAGAGCTCGGATTTATAAGCCATTGTGACCACGAAAACGAACTCTTTCTCGATCGAGTAGATATCCATTCGAAAGTCTTTATTTGGATTTCATTTAGGAGCATAGGAGCATTCCCTTTTTTCTTTTGAAAGATCACCATATTTcgattgttccaaatcatataagcGGTTACCCATTCGATTGCTTGCCACAATTTGGACGAGTGGCTTGAATTTGTCTTTCCAACAAACATATCGTCTAGGTTTGTGGACGTAGAGCTTTTTGAATTCCACCATCGACGCACTCTTGACCAAACATCTATGGCAAACGAGCATTGAAGGAGGATATGATCAACAGTCACATATGGGGCAACGTACCGAGTGTAAGTCAATCCCACGTTTGTCAAGTTCAACCAAAACCGGAAGTCTTCGCAATCTAGCACGCCAAACAAATATGCCGATCTTTTGCGGAATAAAATTATTGCGAATTGTTTCCGTTGTCAAAGAGACAGATGCCAGCAGCTTACCATTTATTAAAGTGACTAGATCCGATGTCATGAATCGACCATTTTCACTCAAACTCCATTTCCAAACATCTTTTTGGTTGCTTGCAtatttaaactcatttagttttgaTGTTAATTCATCTAATTCACCTCTGGTTCTACCGAATGGTTAAGCAAAAGTCCAATCAGTTCCAGCTTTGACGAGTCTATCCATTTGTCTTTCCAGAATCTAGTGTCATCCCCCATGCTTATAATCTTCGTGAATGAGCAGGTAAATGCAATGTTCAGGTTGTTGATTTGTGTTCCAGCAGCCCGGATACCATGCCATATTGATCTGCTAATAAAAAGATTAAGATCATGAGTTTCAAGCCCCCCTCCCCGCCCATAAATACTTTGTATTATTTTGACCCAAAAAGCATCACTTTCATTTCGAAAACGCCACCACCACTTTCCTAATAATGCTAAATTTTTTGCATTGAGTGACCCGATATTCAACCCCCCACCCTCATACGATACAAGTAAGTTTTCCCATTTAACGCACGAAATTTTCGAGTTATCAGCTGACCCGCCCTAAAAAAAAATTCGTCTCAAACCTTCTAGCACGTTGAGGACACTTGATGGAGCGAGGAATATGGAGAAGGAATATAATGGCAGACTACTTAGAACCGATTAAATAAGGGTTAGACGACCACCGAACGACATCGTTTTTGATTTCCAATCCGCCAATCTTGATTTGAACTTTTTAAATAATTCTGATAGAACCGATATGTGTACTTTTTAAATAGCACGTCCGTAAATCTTGCATATCAAAGGTAACTGGCAACAACTTCCACAATAATTCCGAATTTTTCTTTTGGTGCATACAATAATTCCGAATTTAATTTACGGTAATCTCTAATTTAGATTACAATTCAATGTCTAATAGAATAATTAAAAAACTTATCTCGTGTTCGTAGCAGAGGTTTTCAATCATATGAACATACGAACGTATATGAACAAATGAACATCATATAACATAAACATATGAACATATTGATCGATCATATGAACAAACTACTCAAAACATGAACATGTGTTAAGTAAACAATTTTTACATGAACGTGTGTTAAGTAAACAATTTATATGATGGTGAAATATGCAAATTGAACAATTTGTATCATAGTATTATGAGActgtaaaaagaaacttatgtgtaTTTGCTTGtgttattttcttttttttattcaATTGTTCATGAGAGCGATTGCACATTTGTTCATAAGCAATTGACCATTTATTCATGTACATGTGAACAATTGCACATTTGTTCATGAACAATTGCACATTTATTCATGTACGTATTATGTTCACAATATGGAACGTTCAGAAGATATTGTCTAATTTATTTACATGTATTATAATAAAGCATCCGTTTTTAAAACGTATCGAGTTCATCACCTTATTTTCATTTATATACATTCATATTTGAGTAGCAGATAAAAAaaagataatataaatgatagtaatGATGCAAACGAAGCAATGgtgaattttttttcaaaattgTTTTTTCTTTTTTAGATTAATTACAGAAATggtttatcaatttttttttttttttagagaaatagGTAAACCGACTATTTAAAGGCCGGTTTGTCAGTTAAGTTTCAAATCGACATTTCATTTGCCGGTTTCGGTCCACATAAACCCTAACCGTATATACGTAGTACCCTTTTTGACAAAATAATGATATTTACTGCAAACCGGCATTTTATTTGCCGGTTTGGACCCTGATATTTACTGTCTTTTTCAGTTTTTTCAGTGTATTATTACTGTTTTTCTGTATTTTCAACCTATTATTACTGCAAAGCTGCAACCTATCATGTCATTGTTTGAGTTTGAATTTGAATTTACCAGCCAAAATTTTATTTATAGAGTTAAGACTGAAATCAATTAATCTCAAATCCATAGTTATTACATATTGTTCTTTAATCACTAAAACACCTCATATTACTGAAAACACTAAAACACCATTATATTCATCACATACAATGGCCGAATTACTGGTTTTATGGTTCATTTTATTTGGGGTGGTAGAATTACATTTCAAAATGGGTGATTAACTGGTGATGAAACATCACATAGAACCAGTTTTCCACTATACCAAAAGTTTAATTGCATGCAGTTAAACCAATGGCTTATAAATCTGTGGGTGCTGATCCAAGAACACATACATTGGAGATGATTATGTGAAATGATTACTTCGGCAATGCATGTCCGACTGAAATTCACGATGATAGGTCTTTGGAATTAGTGTATTTTTTGGCTAGTCAAAATCCACATTACATTGGTCAAATTGAAATTCAGTTTGAGCAAGTCTTTTCGACACAAGGATCCGATTTTGTTGATCAGTTACAAAGTTTAATTCAGTCTTCTCAAGTTACACAAACCGGGGCCGGTGGTGCATCCACATCTCAATTAGGAGGTGTGTTTGTAGATGAAGATGAAGAGGTGGCTGAAGAACAAAATGAAGAAGTAAATTCCGACGATGGTGCGTCAACTACGAGTGATGGTTCGGTAGAGAATTATAGTGTTGAAGGTGATATATCTGAAGATGATCAAAACGTGATCGAGAGGCCGATCCACCCTACCGTGAACCATCATTTCGGGTTTCTTAATGTTGAAGAAGATTCTGTTCGACCTGTGTTCGATGAGGATGATGGGCTAGGATGGGATTGCTATAACGACAGTGTAATTAGAAAACGAATGGTTTTTAGAAATAAAGAAGAAATTGTATTCGATGTTAGGAATTGGAATATCGATCGACAGAGATAAATTTTTGTTGAAGATAGCAGGCCAAGTTATTATAAAGCAATTTGTTACACAAACAGTCCTCATTACAGTGGTCCAAACCAAAATAGACGATGTCCTTAGATGGTAGCTACTACAATGAAAAATAAGGATCGTGTGTGGAAAAGTATAAAATGGTTTGAAGGACACATTTGTTATGGAAGCGTGCAAAGTAACAACAATCGTTGCTTAACCTCTAGTATAATTGCTACTGATATTATATCTTTTATTAGTCAAGATATTGCGTATGAGGTAACACATCCAAACTCACATAAAAAAAGTTTGAAAAGTGGAAATCTCTTACGCAAAGGCTTGGAATTCTAGGCGTATTGCAATAGAACGTTTGTTTGGAACTTAGCAAAGCAACTTGGCAGAATTGCCCACATATGTCGATGAATTGCTTCACACCAATCCGGATACAATTGTTCAATTGGTGTTTGGCCCTCAAGTAGAATATGGtgtccacacattcaaatatgtattcTGGGCATTTGGCCTCACTATTATGGCGTACCAACAATGTATTCCTATAGTTTGTATTGATGGAACTCATTTGAAGGGTAACTACATTGGCAAGATGCTTACAGCGGTAGCCAGAAATGCTAACGGGCAAGTTCTGCTTGTTGCATTTGCAGTAGTTGATAGTCAATCGAACGAAAGTTGGGTTTGGTTTTTGGAAATGTTCCAAACACATGTTAATGTCAGTAAAAGAGATTTGTGTGTTATATCTGATCGTCATGTAGGTATACTTAATGCGATGGCTAACCAGCAATATGGTTGGCATCATCGTTATTGCTTGCACCACATTCGTAGTAACTTGATGACAAAGTTTAATAGAAACACCGAGTTAAAGAAGTTGTGTTGGAGGGCCGGTTCCACGATTCAAAGTAATAGATACAAACTTGCAGGGTGTGGAATTAAAACATTGAATGAGGCGGCTTGGAAATATTTAGAAGACGTTAATCTTCATAAGTGGACTTTGTATAGAGACAACTTACGTTTGCGTTGGGGTAACTTAACCACAAACATAACCGAGTCGTTGAACAATGTTTTGCGTCATGCACGTATGATGCCAGTCAAAGCGTGTATGGATTATACATTTCACTACACAAGAGAGCACTTCAACACGCAAGAAACAACCACTCATGAATGGCAAGCACCATTATCGAAGATTATGTGGACACAATTTCAAGATCGTGATAAACTTGCTTCTACTTACACAATAACATGCTATAACTAGCAAACAGGGGTGTACAAGGTCCAATCTACATATCAAAGAAGCGATGATGGTGGGACAGAGTACACTGTTAGATATCTGGCCAAAAAGTGCACTTGTGGAAGATGG
The window above is part of the Rutidosis leptorrhynchoides isolate AG116_Rl617_1_P2 chromosome 1, CSIRO_AGI_Rlap_v1, whole genome shotgun sequence genome. Proteins encoded here:
- the LOC139896161 gene encoding uncharacterized protein codes for the protein MVATTMKNKDRVWKSIKWFEGHICYGSVQSNNNRCLTSSIIATDIISFISQDIAYEQSNLAELPTYVDELLHTNPDTIVQLVFGPQVEYGVHTFKYVFWAFGLTIMAYQQCIPIVCIDGTHLKGNYIGKMLTAVARNANGQVLLVAFAVVDSQSNESWVWFLEMFQTHVNVSKRDLCVISDRHVGILNAMANQQYGWHHRYCLHHIRSNLMTKFNRNTELKKLCWRAGSTIQSNRYKLAGCGIKTLNEAAWKYLEDVNLHKWTLYRDNLRLRWGNLTTNITESLNNVLRHARMMPVKACMDYTFHYTREHFNTQETTTHEWQAPLSKIMWTQFQDRDKLASTYTITCYN